One region of Juglans microcarpa x Juglans regia isolate MS1-56 chromosome 7S, Jm3101_v1.0, whole genome shotgun sequence genomic DNA includes:
- the LOC121240677 gene encoding 3-ketoacyl-CoA synthase 3-like produces the protein MELLVFVCALSLVYFLFMIWKWVDAERDGVCYVLDYQCHKPTDDRMLDTETCGKIIKRSKNLGLHEYKFLLKAIVSSGIGEQTYAPRIMFSGKQDKSTLVDGILEMDEVFEDSIGKLLCRSGITPMEIDVLVINVAMLSTVPSLAARIINRYKMRDDIKVFNLTAMGCSASVISIDIVRNLFKTYRNLFALVVTSESLGPNWYFGNQRSMILPNCLFRSGGCAILLTNKRAMKHRAMFKLKCLVRTHHGARDESYNCCMQKEDDQGNLGIYLGKTLPKAATRALVHNLREIAPKILPARELLRFMVMLIVQKMRRSSSNIKSTGGTKAAVNFKTCVDHFCIHTGGKAVIDGIGMSLNLSEYDLEPVRMTLHRFGNTSASSLWYVLGYMEAKKRLKRGDYVLMLSLGAGFKCNSCLWEVMKDLRDGNVWKDCIDGYPPESLANPFMEKYSWINQEHDPSTFKLFPDQ, from the coding sequence ATGGAGCTTCTCGTTTTCGTCTGTGCTCTCTCTTTGGTCTATTTTCTGTTCATGATATGGAAGTGGGTTGATGCAGAGAGAGATGGAGTGTGCTACGTTTTGGACTACCAATGCCACAAGCCGACCGATGACAGAATGCTAGACACTGAGACCTGCGGGAAGATAATCAAGAGGTCCAAGAATCTTGGTCTCCATGAGTACAAGTTCCTCCTAAAAGCCATTGTGAGCTCCGGTATTGGAGAGCAGACCTACGCACCAAGGATCATGTTCTCAGGCAAGCAAGACAAATCCACGTTGGTCGATGGGATCTTGGAGATGGACGAGGTTTTCGAGGATAGCATCGGAAAGCTTTTGTGCAGGTCAGGCATTACTCCCATGGAAATCGATGTTCTTGTTATTAACGTAGCCATGCTCTCCACCGTCCCTTCTTTAGCTGCTAGGATCATCAACCGTTACAAAATGAGAGATGACATAAAAGTGTTCAATCTCACTGCAATGGGGTGTAGTGCAAGCGTTATTTCAATTGACATAGTCAGAAACCTCTTCAAGACCTACAGGAATTTGTTTGCTCTTGTTGTGACTTCTGAATCTTTGGGTCCGAACTGGTATTTTGGGAATCAAAGGTCGATGATTCTTCCGAACTGTTTGTTCCGGTCCGGTGGGTGTGCAATTCTTTTGACTAACAAAAGGGCAATGAAACACAGAGCCATGTTCAAGTTGAAGTGCCTTGTTAGGACACACCATGGGGCTAGAGATGAGTCGTATAATTGTTGCATGCAAAAGGAAGATGATCAAGGGAATCTAGGGATTTACCTTGGTAAGACTCTCCCAAAAGCTGCTACAAGGGCTCTTGTTCATAACCTAAGAGAGATAGCCCCCAAGATTTTACCAGCGAGGGAACTGCTTAGATTCATGGTCATGTTAATTGTCCAGAAAATGAGACGAAGCAGCTCCAATATTAAGAGTACTGGGGGAACCAAAGCTGCTGTGAACTTTAAGACTTGTGTCGACCATTTTTGCATCCATACTGGTGGAAAGGCAGTCATAGATGGCATTGGGATGAGCCTAAACCTTAGCGAGTATGATCTAGAGCCGGTCAGGATGACACTGCACCGGTTTGGAAACACTTCGGCAAGCAGTCTTTGGTATGTTTTGGGGTACATGGAGGCCAAGAAAAGGCTGAAAAGGGGTGATTATGTATTGATGTTAAGCCTTGGTGCTGGCTTCAAATGCAACAGCTGTCTGTGGGAGGTGATGAAGGATTTGAGGGATGGAAATGTGTGGAAAGACTGCATTGATGGGTACCCACCAGAGTCGTTGGCCAACCCTTTCATGGAGAAGTACAGTTGGATCAACCAGGAGCATGATCCAAGCACCTTCAAGCTGTTCCCAGATCAGTAA